The Burkholderia pyrrocinia genome has a segment encoding these proteins:
- a CDS encoding DNA polymerase III subunit chi — MTRIDFHSNVGDSLAYACRLLRKAYQAGQPVVVLAEPARLRALDERLWTFSPLDFIPHCGVDSEHAAGTPIVLAADLDQAPHHHVLLNLGATVPAQFARFERLLEVVGNAPDELAAGRDRYRFYRDRGYALNNYKQGS; from the coding sequence ATGACGCGAATCGACTTCCATTCGAACGTCGGCGATTCGCTCGCGTACGCATGCCGGCTGCTGCGCAAGGCCTACCAGGCCGGGCAGCCGGTCGTCGTGCTCGCCGAGCCCGCGCGCCTGCGCGCGCTCGACGAGCGGCTCTGGACGTTCTCGCCGCTCGATTTCATTCCGCATTGCGGCGTCGACAGCGAGCACGCAGCCGGCACGCCGATCGTGCTGGCCGCCGATCTCGACCAGGCGCCGCATCATCACGTGCTGCTGAACCTCGGCGCAACCGTGCCCGCGCAGTTCGCCCGCTTCGAGCGCCTGCTCGAAGTGGTCGGCAATGCGCCGGACGAGCTGGCCGCGGGCCGCGATCGCTACCGCTTCTACCGCGATCGCGGATACGCGCTGAACAACTACAAGCAGGGCAGCTAG
- a CDS encoding leucyl aminopeptidase yields MDFSIKGCDWSKGEAKGFLTGKSDCIVLGIFEAQTLSGAALDIDTATKGLISRVVKAGDMDGKRGKTLFLHEVSGIGASRVLLVGLGKQDAFNQKAYNDAVTAAWRALLATKVVQVTFTLAQLPVDERSSDWGVRAAILALRNETYRFTQMKSKPEPASHTLKRVVFSVDPSDEKAAKVAVKQAVALANGMDLTRDLGNLPGNVCTPTYLGNTAKKIAKDWGLKAEVLGLKQIQALKMGSFLSVARASVEPPQFIVLHYQGAAAKAAPVVLVGKGITFDTGGISLKPGEGMDEMKYDMCGAGSVLGTIRAVAEMGLKINVVAIVPTCENMPGGNATKPGDIVTSMKGLTIEVLNTDAEGRLILCDALTYAERFKPAAVIDVATLTGACVIALGGHNSGLFSKDDALAGELLDASREANDPAWRMPLDDEYQDQLKSNFADIANIGGRPAGAVTAACFLSRFTDSYPWAHLDIAGTAWKGGAAKGATGRPVPLLAQFLIDRAGQ; encoded by the coding sequence ATGGACTTTAGCATAAAAGGCTGTGATTGGAGCAAAGGCGAGGCCAAGGGGTTCCTGACCGGGAAGTCCGACTGCATCGTGCTCGGCATCTTCGAGGCGCAGACGCTTTCGGGCGCGGCGCTCGACATCGACACGGCCACCAAGGGACTGATTTCGCGCGTGGTGAAGGCCGGCGACATGGACGGCAAGCGCGGCAAGACGCTGTTCCTGCACGAAGTATCGGGCATCGGCGCGTCGCGCGTGCTGCTCGTCGGCCTCGGCAAGCAGGATGCTTTCAATCAGAAAGCCTATAACGACGCGGTCACGGCCGCCTGGCGCGCGCTGCTGGCGACCAAGGTCGTCCAGGTCACGTTCACGCTCGCGCAACTGCCGGTCGACGAGCGCAGCTCCGACTGGGGCGTGCGCGCGGCAATCCTCGCGCTGCGCAACGAGACCTACCGCTTCACGCAGATGAAGAGCAAGCCGGAACCGGCGTCGCACACGCTCAAGCGCGTCGTGTTCAGCGTCGATCCGTCGGATGAAAAGGCCGCGAAGGTCGCGGTCAAGCAGGCCGTCGCGCTCGCGAACGGGATGGATCTCACCCGCGACCTCGGCAACCTGCCCGGCAACGTCTGCACGCCGACCTATCTGGGCAACACCGCGAAGAAGATCGCGAAGGATTGGGGCCTGAAGGCCGAGGTGCTCGGGCTCAAGCAGATCCAGGCGCTGAAGATGGGCTCGTTCCTGTCGGTCGCGCGCGCGTCGGTCGAGCCGCCGCAGTTCATCGTGCTGCACTACCAGGGCGCCGCCGCGAAGGCTGCGCCGGTCGTGCTGGTCGGCAAGGGCATCACGTTCGACACGGGCGGCATCTCGCTGAAGCCGGGCGAGGGCATGGACGAGATGAAGTACGACATGTGCGGCGCCGGCTCCGTGCTCGGCACGATCCGCGCGGTCGCCGAGATGGGCCTGAAGATCAACGTCGTCGCGATCGTGCCGACCTGCGAGAACATGCCGGGCGGCAACGCGACGAAGCCGGGCGACATCGTTACCAGCATGAAGGGCCTGACGATCGAGGTGCTGAACACCGACGCCGAAGGCCGCCTGATCCTGTGCGATGCGCTCACCTATGCGGAGCGCTTCAAGCCGGCCGCGGTGATCGACGTCGCGACGCTGACGGGCGCGTGCGTGATCGCGCTCGGCGGTCACAACAGCGGCCTGTTCTCGAAGGACGACGCACTCGCGGGCGAACTGCTCGACGCGTCGCGCGAGGCGAACGACCCGGCGTGGCGCATGCCGCTCGACGACGAGTACCAGGACCAGCTGAAGTCGAACTTCGCGGACATCGCGAACATCGGCGGGCGCCCGGCCGGCGCCGTGACGGCCGCGTGCTTCCTGTCGCGCTTCACCGACAGCTATCCGTGGGCCCACCTCGACATCGCGGGCACCGCATGGAAGGGCGGCGCCGCGAAGGGCGCGACGGGCCGTCCGGTGCCGTTGCTCGCGCAGTTCCTGATCGACCGCGCCGGCCAGTGA
- the lptF gene encoding LPS export ABC transporter permease LptF yields MIFERSLQRELAYTAGAVFMVLLTIMLTTMMIRIVGYAASGEIDPRDVLVLIGLTVIGYLAVMLVVTLFVSILFVLTRWYRDSEMVVWLASGVSLTRLIKPIGMFAAPIILLIAFFAFVGWPWSNQQSKLIKARFQQRDEISLLAPGQFRESAANHRVFFIEKMTPDQSKVQNVFVTSTENGKVNVVVSQTGHTETTKDGDRFVVLEDGRRYDGTPGQPNFKIMEFERYGVKITSKPVVNVQTTNSTPTPELLSNPTRDNLAEFAWRAGLPLIALNLMVLGIPLAYQNPRRSRTINLVMAVLIYLTYSNLLNVVQAQIEQGKMSFGVGLVGLHALVAAIVAVIFWLRVRNRPLFTRALFGRSGA; encoded by the coding sequence ATGATCTTCGAACGCTCCCTCCAGCGCGAGCTTGCGTATACGGCTGGCGCCGTGTTCATGGTGCTGCTCACGATCATGCTCACGACGATGATGATCCGCATCGTCGGCTACGCCGCGTCCGGTGAAATCGATCCGCGGGACGTGCTCGTGCTGATCGGCCTGACCGTGATCGGCTACCTCGCCGTGATGCTCGTCGTCACGCTGTTCGTGTCGATCCTGTTCGTGCTGACCCGGTGGTACCGGGACTCCGAAATGGTGGTGTGGCTCGCGTCAGGCGTGAGCCTCACGCGCCTCATCAAGCCGATCGGCATGTTCGCCGCGCCGATCATCCTGCTGATCGCGTTCTTCGCGTTCGTCGGCTGGCCGTGGTCGAACCAGCAGAGCAAGCTGATCAAGGCACGCTTCCAGCAGCGCGACGAGATCTCGCTGCTCGCGCCGGGCCAGTTCCGCGAGTCGGCCGCGAACCATCGCGTGTTCTTCATCGAGAAGATGACGCCCGATCAGAGCAAGGTGCAGAACGTGTTCGTGACGTCGACCGAGAACGGCAAGGTCAACGTCGTCGTGTCGCAGACGGGTCATACTGAAACCACGAAGGACGGCGACCGTTTCGTCGTCCTGGAAGACGGCCGCCGTTACGACGGCACGCCGGGCCAGCCGAACTTCAAGATCATGGAGTTCGAGCGCTACGGCGTGAAGATCACGAGCAAGCCGGTCGTGAACGTGCAGACCACCAACAGCACGCCGACACCCGAGCTGCTGAGCAACCCGACGCGCGACAACCTCGCGGAATTCGCGTGGCGCGCGGGGCTGCCGCTGATCGCGCTCAACCTGATGGTGCTCGGCATCCCGCTCGCGTACCAGAACCCGCGCCGCAGCCGCACGATCAACCTCGTGATGGCCGTGCTGATCTACCTCACGTACTCGAACCTGCTGAACGTCGTGCAGGCGCAGATCGAGCAGGGCAAGATGTCGTTCGGCGTCGGCCTCGTCGGCCTGCACGCGCTCGTCGCGGCGATCGTCGCCGTCATCTTCTGGTTGCGCGTGCGCAATCGTCCGCTGTTTACACGCGCGCTGTTCGGCCGCTCGGGAGCATGA
- the lptG gene encoding LPS export ABC transporter permease LptG, translating to MRLYEKYFARQIYVTFVFILFAFSGLFFFFDLISELNSVGHGNYKFGYAVLRVALQTPSRFYEIIPVAALISAIYVFAQMAANSEFTIFRVSGLATNQALRSLLKIGVPLVILTYLIGEFVGPYADQLSERVRLQALGASVSSNFQSGVWVKDTLAARENGEQVTRFVNVGSLSPDSTISNVRIYEFDSKFQLQNLRIAQTGRYEPPGHWLLTGVTETELTPIKPISGQPADALNPVYRSQQVSLPEYRLRSDLTPQILSVLLVSPERMSIFNLFRYIQHLRENQQDTQRYDIALWRKLLYPFAVFVMLVLSLPFAYLHTRAGVVGVKVFGGIMLGMSFQLLNTLFSHIGTLNTWPAPLTAATPGLIYLALGLFALKWVDRH from the coding sequence ATGCGGCTCTATGAAAAGTACTTCGCGCGACAGATCTACGTCACGTTCGTCTTCATCCTGTTCGCGTTCTCGGGCCTGTTCTTCTTCTTCGACCTGATCAGCGAACTGAACTCGGTCGGGCACGGCAACTACAAGTTCGGCTACGCGGTGCTGCGCGTCGCGCTGCAGACGCCGTCGCGCTTCTACGAGATCATCCCGGTCGCCGCGCTGATCAGCGCGATCTACGTGTTCGCGCAAATGGCCGCGAATTCGGAATTCACGATCTTCCGCGTGTCGGGCCTCGCGACCAACCAGGCGCTGCGCTCGCTGCTGAAGATCGGCGTGCCGCTCGTGATCCTCACCTACCTGATCGGCGAATTCGTCGGCCCGTACGCCGACCAGTTGTCGGAGCGCGTGCGGCTGCAGGCGCTCGGTGCGTCGGTGTCGTCGAACTTCCAGTCGGGCGTGTGGGTGAAGGACACGCTCGCGGCCCGCGAAAACGGCGAACAGGTCACGCGTTTCGTCAACGTCGGCAGCCTGTCGCCCGACTCGACGATCAGCAACGTGCGCATCTACGAATTCGACTCGAAATTCCAGCTGCAGAACCTGCGGATCGCGCAGACGGGCCGCTACGAGCCGCCCGGTCACTGGCTGCTGACGGGCGTCACCGAAACGGAGCTCACGCCGATCAAGCCGATCAGCGGCCAGCCGGCCGACGCGCTGAACCCCGTCTACCGGTCGCAGCAGGTGTCGCTGCCCGAATACCGGCTGCGTTCGGACCTGACGCCGCAGATCCTGTCGGTGCTGCTCGTATCGCCGGAGCGCATGTCGATCTTCAACCTGTTCCGCTACATCCAGCACTTGCGCGAAAACCAGCAGGACACGCAGCGCTACGACATCGCGCTGTGGCGCAAGCTGCTGTATCCGTTCGCGGTGTTCGTGATGCTCGTGCTGTCGCTGCCGTTCGCATACCTGCACACGCGTGCGGGCGTGGTCGGCGTGAAGGTGTTCGGCGGCATCATGCTCGGCATGAGCTTCCAGCTGCTCAATACGCTGTTCTCGCACATCGGCACGCTGAACACGTGGCCCGCGCCGCTCACTGCTGCGACACCGGGCCTGATCTATCTCGCGCTCGGCCTGTTCGCACTCAAGTGGGTCGACCGGCACTGA
- a CDS encoding sirohydrochlorin chelatase: protein MSSHGIVLFGHGARDPRWAEPFERLAARLRGAGSPAPHVSLAFLELMTPSLGEAVAAQVAAGCARITVIPVFFGQGGHVRRDLPQLVDACRAAHPGVEIRCATAVGEDDGVLDAIARYCIDQIGDDA from the coding sequence ATGAGCTCGCACGGCATCGTCCTGTTCGGCCACGGCGCCCGCGATCCGCGCTGGGCCGAGCCGTTCGAACGGCTCGCCGCGCGGCTGCGCGGCGCCGGCTCCCCTGCTCCGCACGTGTCGCTCGCGTTCCTCGAACTGATGACGCCGTCGCTCGGTGAAGCCGTCGCCGCGCAAGTCGCAGCCGGCTGCGCGCGCATCACCGTGATACCGGTGTTCTTCGGCCAGGGCGGCCATGTCCGCCGCGATCTGCCGCAGCTCGTCGATGCATGCCGCGCCGCGCATCCGGGCGTCGAGATCCGCTGCGCGACGGCCGTCGGCGAAGACGACGGCGTGCTCGACGCGATCGCACGCTATTGCATCGACCAGATCGGCGACGACGCGTAA
- the cobA gene encoding uroporphyrinogen-III C-methyltransferase: MGKVYLIGAGPGAADLITVRGARLLAQADVVLHDALVEPAMLDYAPNARKIAVGKRCGQRSTAQHFINKQIVDAAREHACVVRLKGGDPMLFGRAEEEMRALDEAGIDYEVVPGITAALAGAATLKRSLTLRGVSRSVAFATHSRAPGSDEIREAARADSIVYYMGRDSAPGIAQELIDAGRAPATPVAIVEACSTARERSLTLTLAQMAAGDAQAWLDPAEPSLLMIGDAFAERARHAKTGDPLRDAA; this comes from the coding sequence ATGGGCAAGGTGTATCTGATCGGAGCAGGGCCGGGCGCGGCGGACCTCATCACGGTGCGCGGCGCGCGGTTGCTGGCGCAGGCCGACGTCGTGCTGCACGACGCGCTTGTCGAGCCCGCGATGCTCGACTACGCGCCGAACGCGCGCAAGATCGCGGTCGGCAAGCGCTGCGGGCAGCGCTCGACCGCGCAGCACTTCATCAACAAGCAGATCGTCGATGCGGCGCGCGAGCATGCATGCGTCGTGCGGCTGAAGGGTGGCGACCCGATGCTGTTCGGTCGCGCGGAAGAGGAAATGCGCGCGCTCGATGAGGCCGGCATCGACTACGAGGTCGTGCCGGGCATCACCGCGGCGCTGGCCGGCGCGGCGACGCTGAAGCGTTCGCTGACGCTGCGCGGCGTGTCGCGCAGCGTCGCGTTCGCGACGCACAGCCGTGCGCCGGGCAGCGACGAGATCCGCGAAGCCGCGCGCGCCGATTCGATCGTCTACTACATGGGCCGCGACAGCGCGCCCGGCATTGCGCAGGAACTGATCGACGCCGGCCGTGCACCGGCGACGCCCGTGGCGATCGTCGAGGCGTGCAGCACCGCGCGCGAACGCTCGCTGACGCTGACGCTCGCGCAGATGGCGGCGGGCGATGCGCAGGCGTGGCTCGATCCCGCGGAACCGAGCCTGCTGATGATCGGCGACGCGTTCGCCGAGCGCGCACGGCACGCGAAAACGGGCGATCCGCTGCGGGATGCGGCCTGA
- a CDS encoding sulfate adenylyltransferase subunit 1: MSIIENTEDLGVLRFITAGSVDDGKSTLIGRLLYDSKAVLSDQLSALSRAKNKRTVGDELDLALLTDGLEAEREQGITIDVAYRYFATAKRKFIIADTPGHEQYTRNMVTGASTAHAAIVLIDATRITVENGVVQLLPQTKRHSAIVKLLGLQHVIVAINKMDLVDYSEARFNEIRDAYVTLAKQLGLTDVRFVPVSALKGDNIVGASERMPWYAGEPLLDVLESLPVETQAHDALRFPVQWVARQDGSSADDFRGYMGRIESGEVKVGDEIVVLPSNRTATVAEIVAPVPGGTASVPQAFAGQTVTIRLEQDVDVSRGDMFVTTAEPVEPARKLEADLCWFDETPLSPQRKYLLKQTTSTVFAKIGAVKQVLDVHTLSHATDRHELKMNDIGRVALTLQKPIVCDTYDAHPGTGAFVLIDEATHHTVAAGMIRAFSA; encoded by the coding sequence ATGAGCATCATCGAAAATACCGAAGACCTCGGCGTGTTGCGCTTCATCACCGCGGGCAGCGTCGACGACGGCAAGAGCACGCTGATCGGCCGCCTGTTGTACGACAGCAAGGCCGTGCTGTCCGACCAGCTGTCCGCGCTGTCGCGCGCGAAGAACAAGCGCACGGTCGGCGACGAGCTCGACCTCGCGCTGCTGACCGACGGCCTCGAGGCCGAGCGCGAGCAGGGCATCACGATCGACGTCGCGTACCGCTACTTCGCGACCGCGAAGCGCAAGTTCATCATCGCCGACACGCCGGGCCACGAGCAGTACACGCGCAACATGGTGACAGGCGCGTCGACCGCGCACGCGGCGATCGTCCTGATCGATGCGACGCGCATCACGGTCGAGAACGGCGTCGTGCAACTGCTGCCGCAAACCAAGCGCCACAGCGCGATCGTCAAGCTGCTCGGCCTGCAGCACGTGATCGTCGCGATCAACAAGATGGACCTCGTCGACTACAGCGAGGCGCGGTTCAACGAGATCCGCGACGCGTACGTCACGCTCGCGAAGCAGCTCGGCCTGACCGACGTGCGCTTCGTGCCGGTGTCGGCGCTGAAGGGCGACAACATCGTCGGCGCGAGCGAGCGCATGCCGTGGTACGCGGGCGAGCCGCTCCTCGACGTGCTCGAGTCGCTGCCGGTCGAGACGCAGGCGCATGACGCGCTGCGCTTCCCGGTGCAATGGGTCGCGCGCCAGGACGGCAGCTCGGCCGACGATTTCCGCGGCTACATGGGCCGTATCGAGTCGGGTGAAGTGAAGGTCGGCGATGAGATCGTCGTGCTGCCGTCGAACCGCACCGCGACGGTCGCAGAGATCGTCGCGCCGGTGCCGGGCGGCACCGCGTCCGTCCCGCAGGCGTTCGCAGGCCAGACGGTGACGATCCGTCTCGAACAGGATGTCGACGTGTCGCGCGGCGACATGTTCGTCACGACCGCCGAGCCGGTCGAGCCGGCCAGGAAGCTCGAGGCCGACCTGTGCTGGTTCGACGAAACGCCGCTGTCGCCGCAGCGCAAGTACCTGCTGAAGCAGACCACGAGCACGGTGTTCGCCAAGATCGGCGCGGTCAAGCAGGTGCTCGACGTGCATACGCTGTCGCACGCGACCGACCGTCACGAGCTGAAGATGAACGACATCGGCCGCGTCGCACTGACGCTGCAGAAGCCGATCGTCTGCGACACGTACGATGCGCATCCGGGCACGGGCGCGTTCGTGCTGATCGACGAGGCGACGCACCACACGGTCGCCGCCGGCATGATCCGGGCGTTCTCGGCGTAA
- the cysD gene encoding sulfate adenylyltransferase subunit CysD, with product MSTTLEQSAFAPATGGDSRMGHLDWLEAESIHILRELVAECSKPALLFSGGKDSVVVLHLALKAFGLGANRKTSLPFPLVHIDTGHNYDEVIDFRDRRAQELGAELVVGHVEDSIKRGTVVLRRETDSRNAAQAVTLLETIEQHGYTALIGGARRDEEKARAKERIFSFRDEFGQWDPKAQRPELWSLFNARLHKGEHLRVFPISNWTELDVWQYIARENLELPSIYYAHEREIVRRNGLLVPVTPLTPMREGETSELAQVRFRTVGDISCTCPVESDADDLEKIIAETAVTEITERGATRMDDQASEAAMETRKKQGYF from the coding sequence ATGAGCACGACGCTCGAGCAATCCGCCTTTGCCCCGGCCACCGGCGGCGACAGCCGCATGGGCCACCTCGACTGGCTCGAAGCCGAGTCGATCCACATCCTGCGCGAACTGGTCGCCGAATGCAGCAAGCCGGCGCTGTTGTTCTCGGGCGGCAAGGATTCGGTCGTCGTGCTGCATCTGGCACTGAAGGCGTTCGGCCTCGGCGCGAACCGCAAGACGTCGCTGCCGTTCCCGCTCGTGCACATCGACACGGGCCACAACTATGACGAAGTGATCGACTTCCGCGACCGCCGCGCGCAGGAGCTCGGCGCCGAACTGGTCGTCGGCCACGTCGAGGATTCGATCAAGCGCGGCACGGTCGTGCTGCGCCGCGAAACCGATTCGCGCAACGCCGCGCAGGCCGTCACGCTGCTCGAGACGATCGAGCAGCATGGCTACACCGCGCTGATCGGCGGCGCGCGCCGCGACGAAGAGAAGGCACGTGCGAAGGAGCGCATCTTCTCGTTCCGCGACGAATTCGGCCAGTGGGACCCGAAGGCGCAGCGCCCCGAGCTGTGGAGCCTCTTCAACGCGCGACTGCATAAAGGCGAGCACCTTCGCGTGTTCCCGATCTCGAACTGGACCGAGCTCGACGTGTGGCAGTACATCGCGCGCGAGAACCTCGAACTGCCGTCGATCTACTACGCGCACGAACGCGAGATCGTGCGCCGCAACGGGCTGCTGGTGCCCGTCACGCCGCTCACGCCGATGCGCGAGGGCGAGACGAGCGAGCTCGCGCAGGTGCGCTTCCGCACGGTCGGCGACATCAGCTGCACGTGCCCGGTCGAGAGCGATGCGGACGACCTTGAGAAGATCATCGCCGAGACGGCGGTGACCGAGATCACCGAGCGCGGCGCGACCCGGATGGACGACCAGGCGTCCGAAGCCGCGATGGAAACGCGCAAGAAGCAAGGTTATTTCTGA
- a CDS encoding phosphoadenylyl-sulfate reductase: MSTATATALTPELAAKVERLDALLAQIGARHEKVKFASSLAAEDMLLTHAILSKGVSIGIFSLNTGRLHAETLGMIDRVRERYGYEIEQFHPQQDAVDQYVAEHGLNAFYESVELRKSCCHIRKVEPLNRALADVGAWVTGQRREQSVTRAELHEEEQDEARGIAKYNPLADWTEADVWAYLGAFDVPVNPLHARGYPSIGCEPCTRAIRPGEDSRAGRWWWESRDTKECGLHITITPIPATAEAGAAH, translated from the coding sequence ATGAGCACCGCGACCGCCACCGCGCTGACCCCGGAACTCGCCGCGAAGGTCGAGCGCCTCGACGCGCTGCTTGCGCAGATCGGCGCACGTCACGAGAAGGTGAAGTTCGCGAGCAGCCTTGCCGCGGAAGACATGCTGCTCACGCATGCGATCCTGTCGAAGGGCGTGTCGATCGGCATCTTCTCGCTGAACACGGGCCGCCTGCATGCGGAGACGCTCGGCATGATCGACCGCGTGCGCGAGCGCTACGGCTACGAAATCGAGCAGTTCCACCCGCAGCAGGATGCGGTCGACCAGTACGTCGCCGAGCACGGCCTGAACGCGTTCTACGAGAGCGTCGAGCTGCGCAAGTCGTGCTGCCACATCCGCAAGGTCGAGCCGCTGAACCGCGCGCTGGCCGACGTCGGCGCGTGGGTGACGGGCCAGCGCCGCGAACAGTCGGTCACGCGTGCCGAGTTGCACGAGGAAGAGCAGGACGAAGCGCGCGGGATCGCGAAGTACAATCCGCTCGCCGACTGGACCGAAGCCGACGTATGGGCGTACCTTGGTGCGTTTGACGTGCCGGTCAACCCGCTGCATGCGCGCGGCTACCCGAGCATCGGCTGCGAGCCCTGTACGCGCGCGATCCGCCCCGGCGAGGACAGCCGCGCGGGCCGCTGGTGGTGGGAGTCGCGCGATACGAAGGAATGCGGGCTGCACATCACGATCACGCCGATTCCCGCGACCGCCGAAGCCGGCGCCGCGCACTGA
- a CDS encoding DUF934 domain-containing protein, with translation MASIIKNRAVIDDAWQVVRAAEDGALPAVDALPAGKVLVPFAWWQAERTALVAAKTKDELGVWLAPDSEPADLAADFGAISLIAVDFPRFADGRGYSIARLLRERYGWTGELRAIGDVLRDQLLYMSRCGFDAFAVRADKDIRDALNAFTEFTQRYQGAFDEPAPLFRRRAAVTDVATPDAKVGA, from the coding sequence ATGGCTTCGATTATCAAGAACCGCGCAGTGATCGACGATGCATGGCAGGTCGTGCGCGCGGCGGAAGACGGTGCACTGCCCGCGGTCGACGCATTGCCGGCCGGCAAGGTGCTGGTGCCGTTCGCGTGGTGGCAGGCCGAGCGTACGGCGCTCGTTGCCGCGAAGACGAAGGACGAACTCGGCGTGTGGCTCGCGCCGGACAGCGAGCCGGCCGATCTCGCGGCCGATTTCGGCGCGATTTCGCTGATCGCAGTCGACTTCCCGCGCTTCGCGGACGGCCGCGGTTACAGCATCGCGCGCCTGCTGCGCGAGCGTTACGGCTGGACGGGCGAGCTGCGCGCGATCGGCGACGTGCTGCGCGATCAGTTGCTGTACATGTCGCGTTGCGGCTTCGACGCATTCGCGGTGCGCGCCGACAAGGACATCCGCGACGCGCTGAATGCCTTCACGGAATTCACGCAGCGCTACCAGGGCGCGTTCGACGAGCCGGCGCCGCTGTTCCGCCGCCGCGCCGCCGTGACCGACGTAGCGACGCCCGACGCCAAGGTGGGCGCATGA
- a CDS encoding nitrite/sulfite reductase — MYQYDQYDQTIVDERVAQYRDQVRRRLSGELSEEEFRPLRLQNGLYMQRHAYMHRIAIPYGNLRSDQLRMLARIAREHDRGYGHFSTRSNIQFNWIQLEDTPEILAKLASVQMHGIQTSGNCIRNITADQFAGVAQDEEIDPRPWSEILRQWSTFHPEFAWLPRKFKIAVSGSKHDRAAVQIHDLGVYLKKNAQGEVVASVLAGGGLGRTPIVGAVIKEDLPWQHLLTYCEAVLRVYNRYGRRDNLYKARIKILVKALSPAKFAQQVEEEWQHLKDGPSTLTQAELDRVSQYFQPPVYEKLADTDASFEQHLLENKAFARWVERNVAPHKVPGYAAVTLSLKDHRVAPGDATDRQMELVADWADEYSFGELRVSHEQNLILANVKKRDLFAVWEKAKAASFATPNIGLLTDIIACPGGDFCSLANAKSIPIALAIQQRFDDLDYVYDLGDLSLNISGCMNSCGHHHVGNIGILGVDKDGSEWYQVSLGGEQGTGRDGARLGRVIGPSFSADEVPGVIAKLIDTFVESRVDGERFIDTYDRIGIAPFKERVYAARQTVNA; from the coding sequence ATGTATCAGTACGACCAATACGACCAGACGATCGTCGACGAGCGTGTCGCGCAGTACCGCGATCAGGTGCGCCGCCGCCTGTCGGGCGAGTTGAGCGAAGAGGAGTTTCGTCCGCTGCGTCTGCAGAACGGCCTGTACATGCAGCGCCACGCGTACATGCACCGCATCGCGATTCCGTACGGCAACCTGCGCAGCGACCAGCTCCGGATGCTGGCGCGCATCGCCCGCGAGCACGACCGCGGCTACGGCCACTTCTCGACCCGCTCGAACATCCAGTTCAACTGGATCCAGCTGGAAGACACGCCCGAGATCCTCGCGAAGCTCGCGTCGGTGCAGATGCACGGGATCCAGACGTCGGGCAACTGCATCCGCAACATCACGGCCGACCAGTTCGCGGGCGTCGCCCAGGACGAGGAGATCGATCCGCGTCCGTGGTCGGAGATCCTGCGCCAGTGGTCGACGTTCCATCCCGAATTCGCGTGGCTGCCGCGCAAGTTCAAGATCGCCGTGTCGGGCTCGAAGCACGACCGCGCGGCCGTGCAGATCCATGACCTCGGCGTGTACCTGAAGAAGAACGCGCAGGGCGAAGTCGTCGCGAGCGTCCTCGCGGGCGGCGGCCTCGGCCGGACGCCGATCGTCGGTGCGGTGATCAAGGAAGACCTGCCGTGGCAGCACCTGCTCACGTACTGCGAAGCCGTGCTGCGCGTGTATAACCGCTACGGCCGCCGCGACAACCTGTACAAGGCCCGCATCAAGATTCTCGTGAAGGCGCTGTCGCCCGCGAAGTTCGCGCAGCAGGTCGAGGAAGAGTGGCAGCACCTGAAGGACGGCCCGTCGACGCTCACGCAGGCCGAACTCGACCGCGTGTCGCAGTATTTCCAGCCGCCCGTCTACGAGAAGCTGGCCGACACCGACGCATCGTTCGAACAGCACCTGCTCGAGAACAAGGCGTTCGCGCGCTGGGTCGAGCGTAACGTCGCGCCGCACAAGGTGCCGGGCTACGCGGCCGTCACGCTGTCGCTGAAGGATCATCGCGTGGCCCCGGGCGACGCGACCGACCGGCAGATGGAGCTGGTTGCCGACTGGGCCGACGAATACTCGTTCGGCGAGCTGCGCGTGTCGCACGAGCAGAACCTGATCCTCGCGAACGTGAAGAAGCGCGACCTGTTCGCGGTGTGGGAAAAGGCGAAGGCGGCCAGTTTCGCGACGCCGAACATCGGTCTGCTGACCGACATCATCGCGTGCCCGGGCGGCGATTTCTGCTCGCTCGCGAACGCGAAGTCGATCCCGATCGCGCTGGCGATCCAGCAGCGTTTCGACGATCTCGACTACGTGTACGACCTCGGCGACCTGTCGCTGAACATTTCCGGTTGCATGAACTCGTGCGGCCATCACCACGTCGGCAACATCGGCATCCTCGGCGTCGACAAGGACGGTTCCGAGTGGTACCAGGTGTCGCTCGGCGGCGAGCAGGGCACGGGCCGCGACGGCGCGCGCCTCGGCCGCGTGATCGGGCCGTCGTTCTCCGCGGACGAAGTGCCGGGCGTGATCGCGAAGTTGATCGACACGTTCGTCGAATCGCGCGTCGACGGCGAGCGTTTCATCGACACGTACGATCGCATCGGCATCGCGCCGTTCAAGGAGCGCGTGTATGCGGCGCGCCAGACGGTGAACGCGTAA